Within Oceanidesulfovibrio indonesiensis, the genomic segment CACATGGCCCCGGGACGCAACGCCTTGGTGCGGACGCAACCCTGTTTCCCTTCAAATCCCCCCCTGTGCTACAGGAGTTTCATGAACTTCCATCGCGACCATCCGAGGGAATTGCCATGCGCATGAAAAAAATCGCCGGTCCTGCCGTCGGCGTCATCGGTCTCGTGCTTCTGATTCTCTGGTCCGGAGGATTTCTGGACACCGACAGAATCGGACCGGACACTGCACTCACGGCCAGGGTGCCGCGCACGTATGAAGGCGAGACCCCGCCTACCGCCCAGGCGGAGCGGACCGAGATCGTGGACTGGTACGAGGCCGTGGGCACGGTGCGGCCGCGCACCGAGACGCGAGTGGAAGCGCAGGTTACGGCGATCATTCAGGAAATCAACGTGGATCCGGGCGACAGCGTGGGCAAGGAAGACGTGCTTATCGTGCTGGACGACAGGCAACTGCGGTCCAGGATGGAGCAGGCCAGGCGGCAGATGGAGTCGGCGCGGGCAGGCGTTGAGCAGGCCGAGCAGGGCGTGCAGGCTGCGCAGGCTTCCTTTGATCGCGCCAACTCACAGTACCGCCGTATTCGGTCACTTTTTGAGGAACGGGCCGTGGCCGAGAGCGAACTGGACCAGGCCGAAGCCGAGTATCTGCGCGCCAGGGCCGGGCTGGAGGAGGCGCGCAAGGGCCTGGCCGCGGCGCAAGCCACCCTGGAACAAGCCAGCGAGGCGGTGCAGGAAGCGGAAATCGCTTTGTCTTACGCCACAATCCAGGCCCACGAGGCCGGCGTCATCACTGAACGCATGGCCGACCCCGGCGACCTGGCCGTACCGGGGAAGCCGCTGCTGGTCATGCGCACGGGCGCGAACATTCGCCTGGAGGCGCTGGTGCGCGAGAGCCTCATCGGCAAGATCCGACCGGGTCTGGAATTTCCCCTGCGCATCCCGGCGCTGGGTCTCACCATAACCGGCGTGGTGGACGAAGTGGTGCCCTCGGCCGATCCGCAGACCCGCACGTTCCTCGTCAAAGTCTCCATGCCGGAGCAGCCGGGCGTCTATCCCGGCATGTTCGGCCGTCTGCTCATCCCCATGGGCACGCGCGACGCCGTGCTGGTGCCGCCGCAGGCTCTGCGCCGGATCGGGCAGCTGGAAACGGTCATCATCCGTAAGCCGGAAGGCGATGGCTGGCGCACCGTGTTCGTGACCACAGGACGGACCAACGCCACGGCCGTGGAGGTGCTCTCCGGCCTGCAAGGCGGCGAAGTGGTGGCCTTGCCGCAACCGCCGTCCGCCGAACCGGATGTGGAGATGCCTGCCGAGGAGGGCGCCAATGGCTGATCCCAGGCCGCGCGGCGTCATCGAGTCCATCGTCGCCACGTTTCTGGATGGCAAGCAGGCCATTCTGCTGCTGATCTTCGCCCTGTGCCTCGGCGCGACGGCGGTGCTGGTGACTCCGCGCGAGGAGGAACCGCAGATCGTGGTGCCCATGGCG encodes:
- a CDS encoding efflux RND transporter periplasmic adaptor subunit encodes the protein MKKIAGPAVGVIGLVLLILWSGGFLDTDRIGPDTALTARVPRTYEGETPPTAQAERTEIVDWYEAVGTVRPRTETRVEAQVTAIIQEINVDPGDSVGKEDVLIVLDDRQLRSRMEQARRQMESARAGVEQAEQGVQAAQASFDRANSQYRRIRSLFEERAVAESELDQAEAEYLRARAGLEEARKGLAAAQATLEQASEAVQEAEIALSYATIQAHEAGVITERMADPGDLAVPGKPLLVMRTGANIRLEALVRESLIGKIRPGLEFPLRIPALGLTITGVVDEVVPSADPQTRTFLVKVSMPEQPGVYPGMFGRLLIPMGTRDAVLVPPQALRRIGQLETVIIRKPEGDGWRTVFVTTGRTNATAVEVLSGLQGGEVVALPQPPSAEPDVEMPAEEGANG